CCTCTACCTCGCGGCCGGCGCCGTCGACGTGGCGGTGGAGACCGAGGACGACGCCCTGCTCGACGCGGTCGTACGGCAGTGGGAGACGGCGGTCGCCCGGCGCACCTACCTGACCGGCGGCATGGGCTCGCACCACCGGGACGAGTCCTTCGGCGACGACTTCGTGCTGCCGCCGGACCGCGCCTACTCGGAGACCTGCGCCGGGGTGGCCTCCGTGATGCTCAGCTGGCGCCTGCTGCTCGCCACCGGGGAGCCGCGCTACGCCGACCTGGCGGAGCGGACCCTGTTCAACGTGGTCGCGACCTCCCCGTCCGAGGACGGCCGAGCCTTCTTCTACGCCAACACCCTGCACCGGCGCCGCCGCGGCACCGTACCGGCTCCGGACGCCGACAGCCCACGCGCCGAATCGAGCCTGCGCGCCCCCTGGTTCGCGGTGTCCTGCTGCCCGACCAACGTGTCTCGGACCCTGGCACTGCTGCCCGGCTACCTGGCGACGGCGGACGACCACGGCATCCAGCTGCACCAGTACGCCGACGCCGAGATCGCCACCTCCCTCGCGGGCGGCCACGGCGTCGCGCTGCGCGTCCGTACCGACTACCCCACCGGTGGGAGCGTGAGCGTAAGGATCGACCGGTCGCCGGACCACCCCTGGACGCTGTCGCTTCGCGTCCCCGCGTGGACCGAGGGTTCCCCCGCCTGGCTGCTCGACCCGGACGGCGCGCGCCGAGCCGTGGCACCCGGCACGGCCACGGTCACCCGGCTGTTCCGGCCCGGTGACGAGGTACGGCTCGCACTGCCCGTGATCCCGCGCTGGATCGCGCCCGACCCGCGCATCGACGCGGTGCGCGGCACCGCCGCCGTCCAGCGCGGCCCGCTGGTGTACTGCGCCGAGTCCGTGGACCTGCCGGACGGACAGGAGGTCGACGCGGTACGAGTGGATCCGTCCGCCGAGCCGCAGGACGGGCCGGACGACACGGTCCTGGCGCCCGGTGAACTCGTCGCCCCGCGAGACGAGCCCCGCGCCGCCACCTGGCCGTACCAGCCACTCGGCCAGGCCCCCGCTCCCACCGCCGAGCGCACCGGCATCGTCCTGGTGCCGTACCACTCCTGGGCGCGCCGAGGTCCCTCGACGATGCGCGTATGGCTGCCGACCACGACGGAACCGCCGACCGCGCGCCCCGGGGAGTAGGTGTGCACCGGTGCGCGACCGGCAGCGCACATGCGGCCGCGCGACGCCCGTCCAATACGTTCCACCCCCACGCGTGTCCGTCCCACCCCCCCACACACACAAACGGAGCCCAGCATGTCCCAACCCCCCACTCGCCGCCATCTGTTGAGGCTGGCCGCAGGGACCGCGGCCGCCGCCCCGCTGCTGTACCCGATTCCGGCGGCAGCCCGTACCGCCTCCACCTCTTCCACCGCCACGCCGCTCGCCGGGACTCCGGCACACGTCCCGTCCACCGCTGCCCCGGCAGCCGTCCCGGCGACCTGGGCGGTACATCCCTTCCCGCTGGACCAGGTGACCCTCGGCGACGGCGTCTTCCGCCGCAAGCGCGATCTGATGCTCGACTACGCCAGGGCCTACCCCGCTGACCGCATCCTGGCCGTCTTCCGGGCCAACGCCGGGCTCGACACCCGAGGGGCCCGGCCACCCGGCGGCTGGGAGACCGCCGACGGCAATCTGCGCGGCCACTACGGCGGCCACTTCCTCACCCTCGTCTCCCAGGCGTACGCCGACACGCGCGAGGCGGCGCTGAAGACCAAGCTCGACCAGCTGGTGGCCGCGCTCGGCGAGTGCCAGCAGGCCCTGGCCGAGCACGGCTCGCCGAAACCGAGCCACCCCGGCTATCTGGCGGCGTACCCGGAGACGCAGTTCATCCTGCTGGAGAGCTACACGACCTACCCCACCATCTGGGCGCCGTACTACACCTGCCACAAGATCATGCGCGGTCTCCTCGACGCGTACACCCTGGCCGGGAACGCACAGGCCCTCGCCATCGCCTCGAAGATGGGCGACTGGGTGCACAGCAGGCTCGGCCGGCTGCCGAAGGCGCAGCTGGAGCGCATGTGGTCGATCTACATCGCCGGTGAGTACGGCGGGATGAACGAGGTGCTGGCGGACCTCCACGCCCTCACCGGACGGGCGGAGCACCTCGCCGCCGCCCGCTGCTTCGACAACACCTCGCTGCTGGAGGCCTGCGCCGGCGACCGGGACATCCTGGAGGGCCGGCACGCCAACCAGCACATTCCCCAGTTCACCGGCTATGTGCGGTTGTTCGACCACACGGGGGACGAGAAGTACGCGGCCGCGGCCCGCAACTTCTGGCACATGGTGGCGGGACCGCGGACGTACAGCCTGGGCGGCACGGGTCAGGGCGAGATGTTCCGGGCCCGGAACGCCATCGCGGCCACCCTGGGCGACAACAACGCCGAGACCTGCGCCACGTACAACATGCTCAAACTGAGCAGGCAGTTGTTCTTCCACGAGCCGGACCCCGCCTACATGGACCACTACGAGCGGGGCCTGACCAACCACATCCTCGCCTCGCGCCGGGACGCCGCGAGCACGGTCAGCCCGGAGGTCACCTACTTCGTCGGCATGGGTCCGGGGGTGGTGCGCGAGTACGACAACACCGGCACCTGCTGCGGCGGCACCGGCATGGAGAACCACACCAAGTACCAGGACTCGGTCTACTTCCGCTCCGCCGACGGCAACGCGGTGTACGTCAATCTCTACCTCGCCTCCACCCTGCGCCTTCCGGAGCGGGGGCTCGTCATCGAGCAGGCGAGCAGCTACCCGGCCGAGGGCGTGCGCACCCTGACGTTCCGTGAGGGCGGCGGCACACTCGACCTGAAGCTGCGGGTGCCGTCCTGGGCCACGGCGGGCTTCACGGTCGCGGTCAACGGCGTCCGGCAACAGGCTCAGGCGATGCCCGGCAGCTACCTCACCCTGAGCAGGAACTGGCGGCGCGGTGACCGGGTCACGGCCTCGGCCCCCTACCGCCTGCGCGTCGAAAGGGCGCTGGACGATCCCACCGTCCAGTCGCTGTTCCACGGGCCGGTCCTGCTGGTCGCGCGGAGCCGGGAAACGGCGTTCCGGCAGTTCTCCTTCTACCGTGACTTCACGCTCCGGGGCGACCTGGCCGACGCGGTCCGGCCCGAGGGGCGCCCCCAGCACTTCACCACACACGGCCTGACCCTGGCCCCGTTCCACATCGCGGACGACGCCGCCTACCACGCCTACTTCAGGCGTACCGAGCCGGTCGTCGTCTTCGGCGCCAGCGACTCGGGGGTGGCGAACCGCGCCCGCGGGGACGGCCTGACCTTCCTCGACGTCCTCTGGGAGCAGGCGCCGTTCGCGACCTCCGCCCGTTTCGTGGACGCGGTGCGCGCCGTGGCCGACGTCTGGCTGTCGGAGGGCCTCTTCACACGGTCCGAACGGGACCGGGTCGTCGCGGCCGCGGGCGCGGCGAACCTGCGCCGCTGAAGAAGGGGGCTGCCGCAGACTGGTAACAGCTGTTACCGTCGGCCTATGGCGAAGACACAGTTGGGTGCGCGCGTCGACGACGAGATCGCGGAGCTGGCCAGGGCCCGGGCCAAGGACCGTGGCCTGCCTCTCGGCGAGTACATCGCCGCCCTGGTCCGCGAGGACGCCGACGGGCTGCGTCAGCGCGGCCTGGACGCGGCACGACGCTTCCTGGACGAGCACCAGTCCGTCTTCGACGAGGCCGAGGACGCCGACCGGCACGTCCCGGGAGCGCACGCCGCCTGATGGAACTCCACATCGACGTCCCCTGGATCCTCCAGGTCGCGGAGATCGCCGGCGCGGCCGACCCCACCCCCGAGGACTACGGGGTGCCGGTGGCGGCGGTCGCCTGCCACCGCGCCGAGCTGCTCGAGCAGCCCGTCTACGACGGCCCCTACGCCCGCGCCGCCGCCCTGGTGCACGTCCTCGGCCGCTGCCGCTGGCTCGAGCGCTCCAACATGGCCGTCGCCGCGGCGACGGGCGTGATGTACCTGGACGCCTCCGGGATCCCGGTCAAGCCCACCCGCGAGGACGCGGTGGCCCTGCGCGACCTCCTGCGGGATCCCACCTGCACCGCCGGAAGGATCGCCGCGCTGCTGCGCGCCTGGCCGCGAGCCACCTGAACCCCGCACGGCTCACGGCCCACGACTTCACGGCTCTCGGCTTCACCGAACGTGCACACAACTGCACACGGCTCCACGTGAACTTAAAAGTTCAAGCGCTACGCTCGTCGGCAGTTCGAGTGGCCGAGGAAGCCCCCACGGCGCGCCGCTCGCTTCCCCCCATGCACAGGAGACGCGCGTGCGCGACGGCGACATAGTGGTGATCGGCGGAGGCTACGCGGGCGTCCGGCTGGCGAAACGACTGGACGCGACGGCCCGGGTCACCTTGGTGGACCGCAAAGAGGTGTTCTTCCACCGCATCGCCTCGCTCCGGGCCGGCGTGCGCCCGGAGTGGTCGGTCACCCCCTTCATTCCGTACGACCGGCTGCTGCGCGACGGCCGGGTGGTCGTGGGCAAGGCGGTCCGCATCGACACCGACGAACGGCAGGTCGTCCTGGCGACGGGCGAACGGCTTCCCTACGACGTCGTCGTGATCGCCACCGGCGCCGACTACCCCGAGCCGGCCCGCTTCACCGGCACCACCACCGAGGAGACGATCAAGTCCTTCGCCGGCCACCAGCGCAAGGTCGCCGCCGCCGAACACGTCCTCGTCGTCGGCGGTGGGCCCTCCGGCGTCGAGCTCAGCGCCGAGATCCGCCTGGCCCGGCCGGACGCCCGGGTCACCCTCGCCCACGCGGGGACGGCGCTGCTCAACTCCGCCGGCAGTGTGCGGGCCGGACGCCGAGCGCTGGCCTGGCTGGAGTCCCACGACGTGGAGGTGCGCCTCGACTCGTTCATGTCCCCCGGAAACGACTTCGGCACCTATCGCGACGCGCGCGGCAACGTCATCGACGCGGACCTCTCCTTCTGGGCGACGGGCACCACACCCAACACGCTCTGGCTGCGGCTGGCCGGACACGGTGACTGGCTGAACGCGGCCGGGCACATCAAGGTCGACCGGAGGCTCAGGGTCGCGGGGCACCCGGACGTGTTCGCGGTCGGCGACGTGAACGACGCCACCGAACTCAAGATCACCCCCGCCGCGCTGGCCCAGGCCGATCTCGCCGCGCACAACATCCGCGTCCACCTGAAGAGTTCCGGCAGGCATCGCAAGGAGCCCCGCTTCTACCGGCCGGTCCAACGCACCCCGCTCATCGTGCCCTTCGGCCCCGCCGACGGACTGACCGTGCTGCCCGTGCCGGGCGGCGAGAGCGCCGTACTGGGCGGACGCACCTCGGTGCTGGCGAAGGCGAAGACCCTTATGACCCCGTACATGAGGCGCCAACTCGGCTACAGCGCCGGCTGAACCACCC
The sequence above is a segment of the Streptomyces asoensis genome. Coding sequences within it:
- a CDS encoding glycoside hydrolase family 127 protein; translation: MPVAPTRGRLRPLGLDEVRITGGFWARRRQTNATATLDHCRDWMERVGWIGNFRAAVEGRIHRDRRGREFADSDVYKLLEAMAWQAGQAPGGSLDTQVAALTEAIAPAQEPDGYLNTAFGRPGQQPRYSDLEWGHELYCYGHLIQAGVAQTRARGEGELAKIARRAADHVCATFGPGGIEGVCGHPEIETALVELARATGEQRYLDQAALFVDRRGHGTLADPEFGRVYYQDDLPVRQARALRGHAVRALYLAAGAVDVAVETEDDALLDAVVRQWETAVARRTYLTGGMGSHHRDESFGDDFVLPPDRAYSETCAGVASVMLSWRLLLATGEPRYADLAERTLFNVVATSPSEDGRAFFYANTLHRRRRGTVPAPDADSPRAESSLRAPWFAVSCCPTNVSRTLALLPGYLATADDHGIQLHQYADAEIATSLAGGHGVALRVRTDYPTGGSVSVRIDRSPDHPWTLSLRVPAWTEGSPAWLLDPDGARRAVAPGTATVTRLFRPGDEVRLALPVIPRWIAPDPRIDAVRGTAAVQRGPLVYCAESVDLPDGQEVDAVRVDPSAEPQDGPDDTVLAPGELVAPRDEPRAATWPYQPLGQAPAPTAERTGIVLVPYHSWARRGPSTMRVWLPTTTEPPTARPGE
- a CDS encoding beta-L-arabinofuranosidase domain-containing protein, with product MSQPPTRRHLLRLAAGTAAAAPLLYPIPAAARTASTSSTATPLAGTPAHVPSTAAPAAVPATWAVHPFPLDQVTLGDGVFRRKRDLMLDYARAYPADRILAVFRANAGLDTRGARPPGGWETADGNLRGHYGGHFLTLVSQAYADTREAALKTKLDQLVAALGECQQALAEHGSPKPSHPGYLAAYPETQFILLESYTTYPTIWAPYYTCHKIMRGLLDAYTLAGNAQALAIASKMGDWVHSRLGRLPKAQLERMWSIYIAGEYGGMNEVLADLHALTGRAEHLAAARCFDNTSLLEACAGDRDILEGRHANQHIPQFTGYVRLFDHTGDEKYAAAARNFWHMVAGPRTYSLGGTGQGEMFRARNAIAATLGDNNAETCATYNMLKLSRQLFFHEPDPAYMDHYERGLTNHILASRRDAASTVSPEVTYFVGMGPGVVREYDNTGTCCGGTGMENHTKYQDSVYFRSADGNAVYVNLYLASTLRLPERGLVIEQASSYPAEGVRTLTFREGGGTLDLKLRVPSWATAGFTVAVNGVRQQAQAMPGSYLTLSRNWRRGDRVTASAPYRLRVERALDDPTVQSLFHGPVLLVARSRETAFRQFSFYRDFTLRGDLADAVRPEGRPQHFTTHGLTLAPFHIADDAAYHAYFRRTEPVVVFGASDSGVANRARGDGLTFLDVLWEQAPFATSARFVDAVRAVADVWLSEGLFTRSERDRVVAAAGAANLRR
- a CDS encoding fic family toxin-antitoxin system, toxin component, translating into MELHIDVPWILQVAEIAGAADPTPEDYGVPVAAVACHRAELLEQPVYDGPYARAAALVHVLGRCRWLERSNMAVAAATGVMYLDASGIPVKPTREDAVALRDLLRDPTCTAGRIAALLRAWPRAT
- a CDS encoding NAD(P)/FAD-dependent oxidoreductase, with the translated sequence MRDGDIVVIGGGYAGVRLAKRLDATARVTLVDRKEVFFHRIASLRAGVRPEWSVTPFIPYDRLLRDGRVVVGKAVRIDTDERQVVLATGERLPYDVVVIATGADYPEPARFTGTTTEETIKSFAGHQRKVAAAEHVLVVGGGPSGVELSAEIRLARPDARVTLAHAGTALLNSAGSVRAGRRALAWLESHDVEVRLDSFMSPGNDFGTYRDARGNVIDADLSFWATGTTPNTLWLRLAGHGDWLNAAGHIKVDRRLRVAGHPDVFAVGDVNDATELKITPAALAQADLAAHNIRVHLKSSGRHRKEPRFYRPVQRTPLIVPFGPADGLTVLPVPGGESAVLGGRTSVLAKAKTLMTPYMRRQLGYSAG